In the Blautia coccoides genome, ATTCCCATTACGTTTCTGCTGAATGATAGCGGCAAATCCGTATTTTTCCAGATTAGAAAGAAATTTGTTGGCAGTTCTGAGGGAAATCTGCAGGGAATCCATCAAATCCTGAGAAGTAATCTCATTGGTTCCTAAAGACTGCATCACACCGATAATTTTTAAGATAGTCTCTGAAGACAGTTTCACCTGATTGGCAATTTGATTGACATATCCCTCCTGAACACTGATCACTTTTCCCGCTCCCTGTGTATTTAAAATAGTCAGTGTATCCTTTTCATCCACAAGAAAACTACCGTCGCCCATCTCTTTTACATTTCTCCCATAATGGCTGGCATCGATGGCATTTAATCTGGCCTGATAAATACTGCTTCCAATACCATATCCGATATAACCGGAAAAACCCATCTCTTTTTTAAGCCTGCTCTGTAACGGACAGCAGGTAAAACCCTTTGTCAAGGTCTTTAAAAATTCATAGTCTGTAAAAAACTCTACATCCATATAATTTTCTTTCAGGATCATCTTGTTGTAGTATTGTCTGTTGAACTGCTGTGCTGCCTCCATGACTTTCTTCTGAAACTCTCCAAATTCCTCACCCTTTTGTTTTCTCATCTCTTCCATATCGATATGTATCACTGCTGCCAGATTATTTTTCATATGGTTCAGTGAAATGTTATTCTTGATTCCGTCTATAATCTGACAAAAAGCCTGGGCGTTTGGATATACATAAAAGCATTCCACATCAAAATTTTTCAGAGACTCTACCACGCTGTAAAAATATGTGATAATAATATCAAACTTATTCTTCTTACACTGTTCCAGATAGAATTTGTTGATATCTGCCTCTTCTTTATTAATCTGAGAAATGCTCTCCCTGCTCTCCCAGCGGGCCTCGTAGATATGAACCGCGTCAGCGAACCGGTCGGTCATGATCAATTCTTCCAGATTCTCTTCACTTTTCAAAAAATCCATCCCAACTCTGGATAACTGCTGGTTTTTTACTGACACCATTTTCTGGATAAGGATCCTGTATGTATTCTCTATGTCTATTGGTGAATAACCGATCACCGCATCTCTGCCCTTTTCACCAAGGGTCTGAATCGCATGATACGGGATAATTCCACTCACATAAAAGCCGTCGTAATCTCCTTTTACTGTGAGAAAAATGTCTTTCATTTCATCCAGTGTCTTATACGGTAAAAAAGTCAGACTGGTGTCTGCAGGCATGAATTTTTCCCATTGTTTCACATATTTTCGGTAATGCTCCTTTAGCAGCAGCGCGATTTTGTATTCCATGAAACCTCCTGTCCCTGCTGCTTTTTGGGTATGCAGGGCGTTTTGTTAGTTTTATTATACAGGTGAGAAGGGGGTTCGTAAAGGTGTTGTCTTGAGATTCTGTAAACTGTCATTCAGCTTGTTAGTAAACGCCAAATAGTGAGTACCTTGACATTTTTAGGCGGCTGCTTTGCAGCCACCTATATTAAAGGGGATGTTGGAAAAGATGGCGGCAGTATCGGCACAGTCAAATAAGCATTTTCTGTATTTTCGTATGCAGCCTGTGGTATGAAAGGGACTGCCATATGCACATTATACACAGGGATTCTGTCCCACCGCTGCCACAACACCTGTCGTTATTAATGAATACAGAATTTGCGATTGTGAGATGATGATTATATGAGAAAAGAATTGATTACAGAGGCCGCCCGTTCCCTGTGGGGAACTTACCGGGAACGCAATCCTCACCGCCTCTGTGAATATCTGGAAATCTCTGTCGAGGCACTTCCCATAGAGCTTAAAGAGAACAGTATCAAGGCTCTGGTTGTCAGGAGCAGCCGCTGTTACAGTATTGTTGTAAACTCGGACTTAAGCTGTGTCCAGCAGGACTCCGCCATTTTCAATGAGATTGGCCATGTTGTGTTAGGACACGCAAAACTGGCACCCTGTACCTGCAGAAGCCTGTTTTCCACCCGGAAAATATCGATGCAGGAAATCGAGGCAAACGAGTTCATCGCAGAATACTTGATGGACACAGAAGATACCATGTCCACACTCTTTGAAACCGGAAATTTTTTTGACTCCGCCCGAATCCTGCGTGTTCCCCCGGCAATCATGGATTTCAAATGGAGGATGCTTGCATGATTATTCCGGGGCTCATTGAGCCATCTGTCCGGACTTTGAGAGCCACTATTCCGCAGAATGGGAGCCATGTATTCCGGTAATTCAGAGCCATTCCAGGCTCTATTACATATATTTCCTTTATACTGTAGATACACACTTTTGGTGTGAATACAGATAAAGGAGGGTCACCATTATGACCAAATATCGTGAAATCCTTCGCTTAAAAAGCTTAGGATTTAGTGAACGGAACATTGCACACAGCTGTGGCGTGTCCCGAAACACTGTTGCAAAAGTTACCCAGAAAGCAATGGAAATGAATCTTTCCTGGCCATTGGATTTTGACATGACCGACAGTGCACTTGCGGAACTATTGTTTCCTAAAAGTAAATCTGCCACCAACCGGCGGATGCCTGATTTCGATTACATCCGTAAAGAACTTTTACGGAATGGAGTCAACAAAAAACTTCTCTGGGTGGAATACTGCGAGGAATGTCGTCTAAACGGCGAAGATCCACTCATGTATTCTCAATTCTGCTATTACATCCAAAAGGAAGAAGAAAAACGCAGAGCAACCATGCATATCCCAAGAAAACCAGGACAACAGATTGAAGTTGACTGGGCGGGAGCTCCGGCTCATATCATTGATCCGGATACTGGTGAAATCACAGATGCATCTCTTCTATCTGAAGACCGTCCGGTATCTCATATAAAACAGTTCTTCCGAAAACGCCGGCCTTATAAAAATCCGGGTCATTTCCCAAATATGTAGTAAAGTCATGAAACGTCTTCCTGAGAAAACGGCAGGGTTCCACAAGCCCCTCTGCCACAATATCCCTATAGGTTTCTTCTGTCTTTTTCAGCTCTTCTTTTACGGGGGTAAAGATAATTTCAAGTGTATTTTTTCCCGGTTTCACCAGTGGGGAAATATCCATTTTGCAGGGCAGATAGCAGTCATGATGTCTGCCTGCTGTTTTCTGATTTACCTTGATTTCAGCAAACGTATCCAACCCTTCCAGCAGCAAAACATACTTCCCACAGTCTAAGCTTTTCGCATCCGGCCTCTGAGGTTCTATTTCAAAATCTGTTCCGTATATCCAGGTCTTATTATTGACCCATCTGCAGTCCTCCGTTTTTCCCCACTGATAGGAATCTCCTATTTTTCCATAATGATATAAAATATCGTGAACCTGCATGGGCATCTGGGGGATTTTCATAACCTCTGTACTTTCCGATTCCCGGAGAAACCAGTTATCTGTGAGTATTCTTTCTTTTTTCATATCACGGCTCACCCCTTTACACTGCCAGCCACCAGTCCCCGGATCAAATGCTTTGATCCAAAGGAAAACAGGATCAAAATGGGGATGGTGCCCATGGATAATGCCAGTATTCTAGCCGCATAATCTGTCCTGTACTCACTGCTGATCAGGGCAATGGACAGAGGAATGGTATAATACTTCTGGTCACTTATCATAACAAGAGGTGTCATATAATTATTCCAGGACCATAAAAAGAACAGAAGGAATATGGTGATCAGGGCAGGTTTTATGATAGGCATGATCAGGCGGAAGAAAATACCAAACTCTTTACATCCGTCCACTCTTCCGCTCTCAATGATCTCATCCGGAACCGAACTCTCTATAAACTGCCGCATCCAAAACACACCGAAGGCATTTGCCATTCCTTATATCTAACGCCATTCTTTTTCCATGTATCAATCACTCCTTGATATTTTTCTGCTTTTCCCAGAACAAAAGGGAAAATCCCAAATCGAAAAATAATAAAATGCTTTATTGATTGATACTTTGGCTTTCTATGCTTTGATAAATCTCTATAAAAATTATCCATTCTGCTAGTTACATAATCTTTGATTTTCTTATCTTTTAATGGATTAACCGAAAAAGTATTTTTGATAATCAATGAGCGGCAGAGTATAGCTCCAGAGTATGAAAGTAGTTTATTTAATATTTTAGAAGTATCTTTACCCCCGTAATTTTCGTATGTCACTACACTCATTGCATATTTCTGATAGAGTAATTGCTCCATTACAAAATGTCCTCTATCAATAATAGTTTTTAACTGTCCAGAAATGTTACTTGCATAAGTTGGTGTACCAATGATAATTCCGTCAGCATTTTCTATTTTTCTTGATAATTTTTCTATGTCATCTATATAAATACATTTTCCAATTTCATAACATTTACAACACCCTATACAATATTGCAAATTTAAATCTGAAACATGGACAATACTTGTTTCTAAGCCCTGTCTTTTAAGCTGTTCAGAAATATATTGTAAAATGGTTGCTGTCGCACCATGCTTTCTTGGGCTTCCGTTTAATA is a window encoding:
- a CDS encoding ImmA/IrrE family metallo-endopeptidase; translated protein: MRKELITEAARSLWGTYRERNPHRLCEYLEISVEALPIELKENSIKALVVRSSRCYSIVVNSDLSCVQQDSAIFNEIGHVVLGHAKLAPCTCRSLFSTRKISMQEIEANEFIAEYLMDTEDTMSTLFETGNFFDSARILRVPPAIMDFKWRMLA
- a CDS encoding glycosyl hydrolase 2 galactose-binding domain-containing protein; the protein is MKKERILTDNWFLRESESTEVMKIPQMPMQVHDILYHYGKIGDSYQWGKTEDCRWVNNKTWIYGTDFEIEPQRPDAKSLDCGKYVLLLEGLDTFAEIKVNQKTAGRHHDCYLPCKMDISPLVKPGKNTLEIIFTPVKEELKKTEETYRDIVAEGLVEPCRFLRKTFHDFTTYLGNDPDFYKAGVFGRTVLYEIPDGLQIEEMHL
- a CDS encoding carbohydrate ABC transporter permease, whose product is MRQFIESSVPDEIIESGRVDGCKEFGIFFRLIMPIIKPALITIFLLFFLWSWNNYMTPLVMISDQKYYTIPLSIALISSEYRTDYAARILALSMGTIPILILFSFGSKHLIRGLVAGSVKG
- a CDS encoding flavodoxin family protein, translating into MIILLNGSPRKHGATATILQYISEQLKRQGLETSIVHVSDLNLQYCIGCCKCYEIGKCIYIDDIEKLSRKIENADGIIIGTPTYASNISGQLKTIIDRGHFVMEQLLYQKYAMSVVTYENYGGKDTSKILNKLLSYSGAILCRSLIIKNTFSVNPLKDKKIKDYVTSRMDNFYRDLSKHRKPKYQSIKHFIIFRFGIFPFVLGKAEKYQGVIDTWKKNGVRYKEWQMPSVCFGCGSL